One Meriones unguiculatus strain TT.TT164.6M chromosome 5, Bangor_MerUng_6.1, whole genome shotgun sequence DNA segment encodes these proteins:
- the LOC132654228 gene encoding vomeronasal type-1 receptor 44-like: MNKASILHTNTNIKITLFSEMSVGISANSILFLFHLCMLIGAHRPKPIYFVIGFLSLTQLLMLLTMGLIAADMFMSQGRWDPTTCKSLFYLHRFLRGLSLCAACLLNVLWTIILSPRSCCLNKFKHKSPHHISCALFLCVLYMSFSSYLLVSNSAVSNSTSDNFMYVTQSCSLLPLSYSRQSTFSTLFVFREAFLISLMALSSGYMVALLCRHMKQAWHLHSTSLSPKASPEQRATWTILLLMSFFVFLCILETVILQTRMKFKDGLLFYFIHILVSHSYATVSPLVFICTEKHIIKIFRSVWDRKVNM, encoded by the coding sequence atgaataaggccagcatactccacactaacacaaatattaaaatcaccttgttctctgaaatgagtgttgggatctcagccaacagcatcctttttctcttccatctctgcaTGCTCATTGGTGCACACAGGCCTAAGCCTATTTATTTCGTCATTGGTTTCTTGTCCCTGACCCAACTACTGATGCTGTTAACTATGGGACTCATAGCTGCAGACATGTTTATGTCTCAGGGGAGGTGGGACCCCACCACATGCAAATCCCTTTTCTATCTACACAGGTTCTTGAGGGGCCTCTCCCtttgtgctgcctgtctgctgaatgtcctctggaccatcatcctcagccctagAAGCTGCTGTTTAAACAAGTTTAAACATAAATCTCCCCATCACATCTCGTGTGCCCTTTTTCTTTGCGTTCTCTacatgtcttttagcagttacctcTTGGTATCAAATAGCGCCGTCTCCAATTCGACCTcagataattttatgtatgttactCAGTCTTGCTCACTTCTACCCCTGAGTTACTCGAGACAAAGCACATTTTCCACACTGTTTGtcttcagggaagcctttcttatcaGTCTCATGgccctctccagtgggtacatggtggctctcttgtgcaggcacatgaagcaggcctggcatcttcacagcaccagcctttctccaaaagcatctcCAGAGCAAAGGGCCACctggaccatcctgctgctcatgagcttctttgtgtttctctgcattttggagACTGTTATCTTGCAAACaagaatgaagttcaaagatgGCTTACTATTCTACTTTATTCATATTCTTGTGTCCCatagctatgccacagtcagtcctcttgtgtttatttgcactgaaaagcatataattaaaatttttaggtCAGTGTGGGACAGGAAAGTAAATATGTGA